The candidate division WOR-3 bacterium DNA segment TTTTTATACGATTTTAAAAAAGGGGGGTTCCAGTTTATTGAACATATTCCTCTTGTTAAAGCCCTTGGAATTTCTTATTATCTTGGTGCAGATGGAATTTCTCTTTCTCTTTTACTTTTAACAGGCTTAATAATATTCACTGGAACTTTTGCCTCCTGGACAATCCCTTTTAGATCCCAGGAATTTTATATTCTTCTTTTTGTTCTTGTAACAGGTGTTTTTGGAGTGTTTGCATCCCTTGATTTCTTTATATTCTTCCTTTTTTATGAAATTGCAGTTCTTCCAATGTATCTTTTAATAGGAATATGGGGATCAGGTGCCGATTTAAAGCCAAAGATTCCTCCTAACAATTTCATTCAATACATAATGAGGCCTATTGATACAGCGATGAGAAATGTTACACTTGGAACAAAGGAATATGCAGCTGCAAAGCTTACCCTATACTTGCTTCTTGGTTCTGCTTTTATTTTGGTTGGAATGCTTGTTCTTTATTTTCAGGGTGGAAATACATTTTCTTATACAGAATTAAGCACAAAATATTATCCTTTAGAATTACAGAGAATTCTATTTTTAACTTTTTATGTTGGTTTTGGTGTTCTTGCTGGTGTTTTTCCACTTCATACCTGGTCTCCTGATGGGCATGCTGCTGCCCCAACTGCTGTTTCAATGCTTCATGCAGGAGTTTTAATGAAATTGGGAGCTTATGGTGCAATGAGATGGGGATGGGGACTTTTTCCTCAGGGTGCTTCTGATTTTTCTTTTCTTGTTGGATTTATTGCGTGTATAAATATTGTTTACGGTGCTCTCTCTGCTATGAATCAATTTGATTTAAAATACATTGTAGCTTATTCCTCAGTTTCACATATGGGGTATGTTATGCTTGGTCTTGCCACTCTTCATGAATGGGGAGTAAATGGTGCTGTTTTTCAAATGTTTTCCCATGGTATAATGACAGGTCTTTTATTTGCTCTTGTTGGGCTTGTTTATGAGAAATCTCATACAAGAGATATATTAAAAATGGGTGGATTTGGTAAAAAAATGCCGGGAATTGCTACTGCTTTTACAATTGCAGGATTAACATCCCTTGGTTTACCAGGACTTTCAGGATTTGTTGCCGAAGTTCTTGTTTTTATAGGAGCTGTAAAATCAGGACATTTTCCCTTTTTTTTGGCAGCAATAACCGGGACCTTTATAACTGCTGTTTATGTTTTAAGATTTTTGAAAATTATCTTTTATGGTCCCTTTGATGAAAAGGCTTGGCATGATCTTTCTGATGCAAAGGGACCTGAGTGGGTTAGCCTCTATATACTTTCCTTTACACTTATAATTTTTGGAATGTTTCCTTTCCTCCTTGTTAAGTTTATTGATTCAAGTGTTATCGAGTTTTTATCAAAATTTTAAAGGGGAGGGGTAAAAATGATAAAAGTAGCTTTAATTGAATTTTATATTATTTTTCTGATGGGTTTAACCTTCGTGTTAGATTTTATTGTTCCTGAAAAGGGAAAAGGTAAAATAATAGGTTACTTAAATTCCTTTTTGCTTCTTCTGGGTATCTTTCTTTTTATTTTCTTTAAAAATTTTGTAGGAAATTATTACGGAGATTTTTATTTTGATGAATTCTCCTATGCTTTTAAGCTTTTGTTCTTTTCTGCTGCTTTTATAGGAATTCTTGGAAGCATTCATTATGTTGAAAATGAACTTCCAAAAAGGAAGGCTGAGTATTATTTACTTATTTTAACTTCAGTTCTTGGAATGAGTATATTAGTTTCTTCCAAAAACTTTCTTTTATTTTTTGTTGCTTTTGAATTGATGAGTATTCCCCTTTATGTTTTATCTGCTATAAGGAAATATGATCAGTTGGCACCAGAGGTGGGTCTTAAGTTCTTTCTTGTAGGTGCTTTTTCTGCTGCAATAATGTTTTTTGGAATTTCCTTTATCTACGGAGCTTCGGGTTTTCTTGAATTTATAAAAATTAAATCCCTTTTAAGCGATTTTACGCCACTTTTTGCCGCTGGAATAGTTTTATTAATTGCAGGTTTGGGTTTTAAAATTGCAAG contains these protein-coding regions:
- a CDS encoding NADH-quinone oxidoreductase subunit M, whose amino-acid sequence is MKFPFLSIIVFSPFVGAFLMLFMRRNPLLVRITASIFSGISLFFSIILFFLYDFKKGGFQFIEHIPLVKALGISYYLGADGISLSLLLLTGLIIFTGTFASWTIPFRSQEFYILLFVLVTGVFGVFASLDFFIFFLFYEIAVLPMYLLIGIWGSGADLKPKIPPNNFIQYIMRPIDTAMRNVTLGTKEYAAAKLTLYLLLGSAFILVGMLVLYFQGGNTFSYTELSTKYYPLELQRILFLTFYVGFGVLAGVFPLHTWSPDGHAAAPTAVSMLHAGVLMKLGAYGAMRWGWGLFPQGASDFSFLVGFIACINIVYGALSAMNQFDLKYIVAYSSVSHMGYVMLGLATLHEWGVNGAVFQMFSHGIMTGLLFALVGLVYEKSHTRDILKMGGFGKKMPGIATAFTIAGLTSLGLPGLSGFVAEVLVFIGAVKSGHFPFFLAAITGTFITAVYVLRFLKIIFYGPFDEKAWHDLSDAKGPEWVSLYILSFTLIIFGMFPFLLVKFIDSSVIEFLSKF